In Erigeron canadensis isolate Cc75 chromosome 7, C_canadensis_v1, whole genome shotgun sequence, one DNA window encodes the following:
- the LOC122608231 gene encoding U-box domain-containing protein 9 has translation MAKSGVYEGDPVTKTTMELKKELQKLVKAIVEDSSSSSSSIEDIDKAYQTLQSLKQLKEGNKQKSNHLHNNNNNDDGSFLGSCPQEFRCPLSKELMRDPVILSTGQTYDRPFIQKWLKAGNRVCPKTQQVLSHTILTPNYLVRDLITQWCKNRGVQFPGPLQYSDQDGLTEADRDLFLSLLKKMSSTQPEQKEAARTLRSLTKRMPSFRALFGESLEAIPQLLTPLCQCKWSDIHPDLQEDLVTTLLNLSIHDNNKKLVAETPMVMPLLLDALRFGTIATRTNSAATLFTLSALDSNKSLIGKAGALKPLIDLLNEGHSLAMKDVASAIFNLCITHENKARAVRDGAVRALLSKIKNRVHVDELLSILAMLSSNQKAVEEMGDLGVVSCLLSLIKETNCARNKENCIAVLYTICYYDRTKWKEMREEESTYGTLSQVAQNGTSRAKRKASGILDRLNRATNLTHTA, from the exons atgGCAAAAAGTGGTGTATATGAAGGAGATCCAGTGACAAAAACCACCATGGAGTTAAAAAAGGAGTTACAAAAACTTGTAAAAGCAATTGTTGAAgattcttcatcatcatcatcttctataGAAGATATCGATAAAGCTTATCAAACTTTGCAATctttaaaacaattaaaagaaggaaataaacaaaaatcCAACCatcttcataataataataataatgatgatggttCTTTTTTGGGTTCTTGTCCTCAAGAATTTCGGTGCCCACTTTCTAAAGAACTCATGAGAGACCCTGTTATTCTCTCTACTGGTCAG ACATATGATAGGCCTTTTATACAAAAATGGTTAAAAGCAGGGAACAGGGTATGTCCCAAAACACAACAAGTTCTATCACATACTATTTTGACCCCCAATTATTTGGTTAGAGATTTGATAACACAATGGTGTAAGAATCGCGGCGTTCAGTTTCCTGGCCCGTTACAGTATTCTGATCAAGACGGGCTAACAGAAGCTGACCGTGATCTTTTCCTATCGCTTTTAAAGAAAATGTCGTCCACCCAGCCTGAGCAGAAAGAGGCTGCTAGGACTTTACGGTCGTTGACAAAGAGAATGCCTTCTTTTCGGGCTTTGTTTGGTGAATCACTTGAAGCAATACCGCAGTTGCTAACCCCGTTATGCCAATGCAAGTGGAGTGATATTCACCCTGATCTTCAAGAGGATTTAGTCACGACGCTTTTGAATTTGTCTATTCATGATAATAACAAGAAACTTGTGGCAGAGACGCCGATGGTTATGCCTTTGTTATTAGACGCGTTAAGATTTGGGACTATTGCGACTAGGACCAATTCGGCTGCAACCCTTTTCACTTTATCGGCTCTTGACTCTAATAAGTCATTGATTGGAAAAGCCGGTGCTTTGAAACCTCTTATTGATCTTTTAAACGAAGGACATTCATTGGCAATGAAAGATGTTGCTTCTGCAATCTTTAATTTGTGTATCACTCATGAAAATAAAGCAAGAGCCGTAAGGGATGGTGCAGTGAGAGCACTTTTGAGCAAGATTAAGAACAGGGTTCATGTCGACGAGTTATTGTCTATTCTGGCCATGCTTTCAAGCAACCAAAAGGCCGTTGAGGAAATGGGAGACTTAGGGGTGGTTTCTTGCTTGCTTTCTTTAATAAAGGAGACAAATTGTGCGCGGAACAAAGAGAATTGCATTGCTGTTCTGTACACCATTTGTTACTATGATCGGACGAAATGGAAGGAAATGAGGGAAGAAGAGAGTACTTATGGCACTTTGTCTCAAGTTGCTCAAAACGGCACTTCAAGGGCTAAACGAAAAGCCAGTGGCATTCTCGATAGGCTCAACCGAGCCACAAACCTTACACATACCGCATGA
- the LOC122608545 gene encoding E3 ubiquitin-protein ligase CHIP-like has translation MAKGVNSGSMQAEQLKQDGNLYFKKNRFGAAIDAYTEAITLCSNVAIYYTNRAVCYRKRSEWTKVEEDCRKAIQLDHHSVKGHYMLGLALLQREKYSEGIKELERSFDLGRAENPPSYMVEEIWQELAKAKYQKWERDSTKRAWDLQNLKQSCEIALKEKHSRDVTQVEGFTDEITDSTSEQLEALNSVFSKAADSDTPTEVPDYLCCKITLDIFRDPVIAPSGFTYERATILDHLSKVGNFDPITRQPLYPSQLVQNLAMKEAVQAFLENHGWAYRMD, from the exons ATGGCGAAAGGAGTAAATTCAGGAAGCATGCAAGCAGAACAACTTAAACAAGATGGAAATCTTTATTTCAAGAAAAATAGATTTGGTGCTGCCATTGATGCTTATACtgag GCAATCACTTTGTGCTCTAATGTTGCAATCTATTATACGAATCGCGCTGTATGTTATCGCAAACGCAG TGAATGGACAAAAGTTGAGGAGGACTGTCGGAAGGCTATCCAGCTTGATCATCATTCTGTCAAG GGTCATTATATGCTAGGGCTTGCTCTATTACAAAGGGAAAAATATTCTGAAGGAATAAAAGAATTGGAAAGG TCTTTCGATCTTGGTAGAGCAGAAAATCCTCCTAGTTATATGGTGGAGGAAATATGGCAGGAGCTTGCCAAagcaaaatatcaaaaatgggAGCGCGATTCCACTAAACGAGCTTGGGATTTGCAAAATCTCAA ACAAAGTTGTGAGATAGCTCTTAAAGAAAAACATTCGCGTGATGTCACTCAAGTTGAAGGATTTACTGATGAAATTACAGATTCTACTTCAGAACAGTTAGAAGCTTTGAATTCAGTATTTAGCAAAGCTGCTGATTCTGACACACCAACAGAG GTGCCAGATTACCTATGCTGCAAGATTACCCTTGATATATTCCGTGATCCTGTCATTGCTCCAAGTGGTTTTACATATGAGAGGGCAACCATTCTTGATCATCTCAGCAAG GTAGGCAACTTTGATCCTATTACGCGACAACCTCTTTATCCATCACAGTTGGTCCAAAACTTGGCAATGAAAGAAGCAGTTCAGGCATTTCTAGAAAACCATGGCTGGGCTTACAGGATGGACTGA